In a genomic window of Thalassotalea piscium:
- a CDS encoding endonuclease/exonuclease/phosphatase family protein yields the protein MATFNLFNYLEPPNAFYEFERIYSAEQWAKKQRWITNYLTEYQPDIIGFQEVFSSESLKALVATQGYNYFAVVDQPEVIDDFIFKKPVVAIASRYPIVEITAVKPDIELAQALGLTDNFSFSRKALRATINVPHAGNCDCYVVHFKSKRSMIELDKREKNFTPEKIIIEQLKANIAGSWGSTLQRGSEATLLIIDMIARREATNNPMILMGDFNNTLTDGVLNHLLTNTLHFVSTIDREAYLAKYCLYDAWHLFEVAQTNETQSKNELTRTPTHYFGAGSSVLDYILLSCEFDASYHDSLYQVSAYNTYDRHLINPVFERDGESTDHGVVQVTLTLRS from the coding sequence ATTGCTACCTTTAATTTATTCAACTACCTTGAACCCCCTAATGCTTTTTATGAATTTGAACGCATTTATAGCGCTGAGCAATGGGCGAAAAAGCAACGGTGGATAACAAACTACTTAACAGAATATCAACCTGATATTATTGGTTTTCAAGAGGTATTTAGCAGCGAATCACTAAAAGCGTTAGTGGCAACACAAGGTTATAATTACTTTGCTGTGGTTGACCAACCAGAGGTTATTGACGATTTTATTTTTAAAAAACCAGTGGTTGCCATTGCATCGCGCTATCCTATTGTTGAGATAACAGCAGTTAAGCCCGATATTGAACTAGCACAAGCACTAGGCTTAACTGATAACTTTTCTTTTAGTCGTAAAGCATTAAGAGCAACAATTAATGTACCTCATGCTGGCAACTGCGATTGCTACGTAGTGCACTTTAAATCTAAGCGCTCAATGATAGAACTTGATAAAAGAGAGAAAAACTTTACACCTGAGAAAATCATTATTGAACAGCTAAAAGCCAATATTGCTGGTAGTTGGGGCTCAACCTTACAACGCGGTAGTGAAGCAACGTTATTAATAATTGATATGATAGCAAGGCGCGAAGCTACCAATAACCCAATGATATTAATGGGCGACTTTAACAACACCTTAACTGATGGTGTATTAAACCATTTACTAACGAATACCCTTCACTTTGTATCTACTATTGACCGAGAGGCATACCTGGCAAAGTACTGTTTATATGATGCATGGCACTTATTTGAAGTAGCACAAACCAACGAAACACAAAGCAAGAATGAGTTAACGCGAACACCAACGCATTATTTTGGCGCAGGTAGTTCAGTACTTGACTATATTTTATTATCTTGCGAGTTCGATGCGAGTTACCACGATAGCCTTTATCAAGTAAGTGCTTATAATACTTATGACAGGCACTTAATTAACCCTGTATTTGAACGTGATGGTGAAAGTACCGACCATGGTGTTGTGCAGGTTACGTTAACCTTACGCTCATAG
- a CDS encoding phytanoyl-CoA dioxygenase family protein — translation MQEKFSQFSRQYHDKGYFVIRNYFNSQEVLQLRTVILKFHQLWKQDHATFYQEDAFNSSLITGSHYLSYNDRVALFNFISSKKMMAVIDSLIPNSPAFMNTQLFFNPVNPELKDFWHRDCQYDHDIEGQKQAIKDTQVLHLRVPLFDEPGMELIPGTHKRWDNDEEFSVRQETHGRYSFEELPNGKKIALAAGDLLVFSADMIHRGLYGLDRLALDILVFDPSGDFADYVDDDCLPNNSMLAEISDARLFVNTLKLKSQQFDKL, via the coding sequence ATGCAAGAAAAGTTTAGTCAGTTCAGTCGCCAGTATCACGATAAAGGCTACTTTGTTATTAGAAATTATTTTAATAGCCAAGAGGTTTTACAGTTAAGAACTGTTATTTTGAAGTTTCATCAATTATGGAAGCAAGATCATGCAACCTTCTATCAAGAAGATGCATTCAACTCATCGTTAATTACAGGCAGTCATTATTTATCATATAACGATAGGGTCGCGCTGTTCAATTTTATTAGCTCAAAAAAAATGATGGCAGTTATCGATTCACTCATACCCAATAGCCCTGCATTTATGAATACACAATTATTTTTTAACCCGGTAAACCCCGAGTTAAAAGACTTTTGGCACAGAGACTGCCAATACGATCATGACATTGAAGGGCAAAAACAAGCGATTAAAGACACCCAAGTACTGCATCTTCGTGTACCACTGTTTGATGAACCTGGCATGGAGCTAATACCCGGGACTCACAAACGCTGGGATAACGACGAAGAATTTTCCGTTCGCCAAGAAACTCACGGAAGGTATAGTTTTGAAGAACTTCCTAATGGTAAAAAAATAGCATTAGCAGCGGGAGACTTATTAGTGTTTTCAGCAGATATGATCCACCGTGGTTTATACGGATTAGACCGCTTAGCGTTAGATATTTTAGTATTCGATCCTAGTGGTGATTTTGCTGATTATGTTGACGACGACTGCTTGCCTAATAATTCAATGCTAGCAGAAATTAGCGATGCTAGGTTATTTGTAAATACCCTCAAGTTAAAGTCTCAGCAGTTCGATAAATTATAA
- a CDS encoding Hsp20 family protein: MNSVDLTPLYRSSIGFDRLASLIDHALTSEATIGGYPHYNIEILDENRYAITLAAAGFSQEELDIQVEKGVLTVRGNKNTKDDRKYLHHGIANRTFERKFNLADYVEVTDANFSNGLLTINLVKEIPEAMKPKTITINQKDKVIEHKADADSKDTKTDKAA, from the coding sequence ATGAATTCGGTTGATTTAACCCCACTTTACCGCAGTAGCATTGGTTTTGATCGCTTAGCATCATTAATTGATCATGCGCTTACTTCAGAAGCTACAATAGGCGGTTACCCTCATTATAATATTGAAATTCTTGATGAAAACCGTTATGCGATCACCTTGGCCGCTGCTGGTTTCTCTCAAGAAGAACTTGATATTCAGGTTGAAAAAGGAGTGTTAACAGTACGAGGTAACAAAAATACTAAAGATGATCGTAAGTATTTACACCATGGTATTGCTAATCGTACTTTTGAACGCAAGTTTAATCTAGCTGATTATGTTGAAGTGACTGATGCTAATTTCTCGAACGGATTATTAACCATTAATTTAGTTAAAGAAATTCCGGAAGCGATGAAGCCAAAAACTATTACCATTAATCAAAAAGATAAGGTAATTGAACATAAAGCTGACGCCGATAGCAAAGACACTAAAACCGACAAGGCAGCGTAG
- a CDS encoding RNA polymerase factor sigma-32 yields MTLQLPITLKKTSSFESYMTYVTSLPMLSETQEKALFKKYQEHNDLNAVQEIVLSHLRFVGFIARSFKGYGLPIEDLVQEGSIGLMKSIKKFRLDFGVRLSSFAVHYIKGEIQEFVIRNWRLVKATTTKAKRKLFFNLRRLKTNTEWLEYSDKTAIAESLGVSVEDVTEMEVQLTQSDVFIDSSTKNDDENSSFICEKLLEDKTTSLDSQIIREDFSDKAMAKIYSAIKDLDDRSRDIITQRWLSDDKKPHKYFAAKYKVSQERIRQVEEKALATIKNKLYQFH; encoded by the coding sequence ATGACACTGCAGTTACCCATAACACTTAAAAAAACGAGTAGTTTTGAATCATATATGACCTATGTTACAAGCTTACCAATGCTGAGTGAGACCCAAGAGAAAGCGCTGTTTAAAAAGTACCAAGAGCACAATGACCTGAATGCAGTACAAGAAATTGTATTATCGCATCTGCGTTTTGTTGGGTTTATTGCTCGATCTTTTAAAGGCTATGGTTTACCTATAGAAGATCTTGTTCAAGAAGGCTCAATAGGTTTAATGAAATCAATTAAAAAGTTTCGGCTTGATTTTGGCGTGAGGCTTTCAAGTTTTGCTGTTCATTATATCAAAGGGGAAATTCAAGAATTTGTAATACGAAATTGGCGATTAGTTAAAGCAACAACGACAAAGGCAAAGCGTAAATTGTTTTTTAACTTAAGACGATTAAAAACGAATACAGAGTGGTTAGAGTATAGTGATAAAACGGCTATAGCTGAGTCATTAGGCGTTAGTGTCGAAGATGTGACTGAAATGGAAGTACAGCTAACGCAATCTGATGTTTTTATTGATTCATCAACTAAGAATGACGATGAAAACTCCAGCTTCATTTGTGAAAAGTTATTGGAAGATAAGACTACCTCATTAGACAGTCAAATAATAAGAGAAGATTTTTCTGATAAGGCGATGGCGAAAATTTATAGTGCCATTAAAGATCTCGATGATCGCAGTAGAGATATTATTACCCAAAGGTGGTTGTCAGATGATAAAAAACCGCACAAGTATTTCGCAGCAAAGTATAAAGTCTCACAAGAACGAATTAGGCAAGTGGAAGAAAAAGCTTTGGCTACAATAAAAAATAAATTATACCAGTTTCATTAA
- a CDS encoding S1C family serine protease, whose product MNSKVSALKVIRLAIWVIGGLYLFTLLFAYFEQYWLVKQAQPRAVLARGNLADNELSTINIFNTTSPSVVFISTNKIVRNYWTRDIRKVPKGTGSGFIWDEFGHVVTNYHVIKGASEANIRLNDGRTFQARLVGISPNHDLAVLKINVPLNIPPAIPIGLSSNLQVGQSVYAIGNPFGLDHTLTSGIVSALNRSLSADSDLIINNLIQTDAAINPGNSGGPLLDSAGRLIGINTAIYSPSGAYAGIGFAVPVDTVNKVVPQLIVFGKYSRPSLGIFVDESINKQIASELGIDGVIVLEVNSDSANSSKLHAVKVSRFDFVIGDVIQSINQVPVNSVKSLFTELDKYKIGDTVSLSLFSQGENRTVLVVLE is encoded by the coding sequence ATGAACAGCAAGGTAAGTGCTTTAAAAGTCATTCGTTTAGCAATATGGGTTATTGGTGGCTTATATTTATTTACTTTGCTTTTTGCTTACTTCGAGCAATATTGGCTTGTTAAGCAAGCTCAACCTCGCGCTGTGCTTGCGAGAGGTAACCTTGCTGATAATGAATTAAGCACTATTAATATTTTTAATACAACAAGTCCCTCGGTTGTATTTATTTCTACCAACAAGATTGTTCGTAATTATTGGACAAGAGATATTCGTAAAGTCCCTAAAGGGACAGGCTCTGGCTTTATTTGGGATGAATTTGGGCATGTAGTCACTAATTACCATGTGATTAAAGGCGCATCTGAAGCCAATATTAGATTGAACGATGGTAGAACATTTCAAGCCAGGTTAGTGGGCATTAGTCCTAACCACGACTTAGCCGTGTTAAAAATTAATGTGCCGCTAAACATACCGCCTGCTATTCCTATAGGCTTGAGTTCAAATTTACAGGTTGGACAGTCTGTTTATGCCATTGGCAACCCTTTTGGGCTTGACCATACATTAACCAGTGGTATTGTTTCGGCGTTGAATCGTTCTTTATCAGCAGATTCAGATCTTATTATCAATAACCTCATTCAAACTGACGCGGCGATAAACCCTGGAAACTCTGGTGGGCCATTACTCGATAGTGCAGGGCGGTTAATTGGCATTAATACCGCAATATATAGTCCTTCTGGCGCATATGCGGGTATTGGTTTTGCTGTGCCTGTTGATACGGTAAATAAAGTTGTACCTCAACTTATTGTTTTTGGTAAATATAGCCGTCCTTCATTGGGCATTTTTGTCGATGAAAGTATTAATAAACAAATCGCCAGCGAGCTTGGGATTGACGGAGTGATTGTGTTAGAAGTTAACTCAGATTCAGCCAACAGTTCTAAATTGCACGCTGTAAAGGTGTCCCGTTTTGATTTTGTTATTGGTGATGTTATTCAATCGATTAATCAAGTTCCTGTAAATTCAGTTAAGTCATTATTCACAGAGTTAGATAAATATAAGATTGGTGATACCGTCTCACTTTCCCTCTTTAGTCAGGGTGAAAATAGAACAGTGCTCGTTGTTTTAGAATGA
- a CDS encoding TonB-dependent receptor: MKLNQIFISVSLGLLALSNTASSNEVSNYETDIEVIHVNGTYFNDYQVENASGAMRSNVSLLETAQAVTVIPETIIDEQLATTLGEVLNNDASLSPGSKQRNREVFSARGFELSSSTGYLRDGHQHWSHYQQPIETLSRVEVIKGPSSILYGQSAPGGLINMVTKQPTSSPLLEVSADTDQNGSTRFMLDAGGEVFADTNYRAVLVKQDVNFEREYQNGEKRERDRFLGSLVLEHQLNDSLVLNAYYDRTNDKAGLDTGAWLDNNGNIVSNKHTINDFSWAFTDINVENIGAKLTYFINNAWEVKLGYNEQSFKRQRFESSPKKPSDYQQGESYVSKPYDRFDNWQFKTAFIDLNGEVTLAGVEHKLLFGANGLDYYYGQLKTNGDSINYTPGQPEPVQPNIDYITDTSLYSSEYDYYGMYFQDLITFNEQWQVALGARYDKQNKEGADNESLLPKVGVLYHPIEGSTVYLNYSEGFEPQRSETIVNDLDKNDGMSLDAITSKQVELGGKWQVSDRLLLNAAIFNIEKSGTLISEQLVDDPIYETVTTQSGLQRHKGVELSAQGALTDKWFVMTSVMYLNAKFEQDEKYQGKTPVDAPKWSASLWSRYELTEKLALNAGIFFQGERYADNANTVSKDAYSRIDIGANYQTQVMGKKVNLRLNVENVLDEDYLAGGGVNNVTIGDGTTTRFEIKTSF; the protein is encoded by the coding sequence ATGAAGTTAAATCAAATTTTTATTAGTGTAAGTCTTGGGCTTTTAGCCTTATCAAATACCGCGTCTTCTAACGAAGTAAGCAATTACGAAACAGACATTGAAGTTATACATGTAAATGGAACGTATTTTAATGACTATCAAGTTGAAAATGCCTCAGGTGCTATGCGTTCAAATGTGTCATTGCTTGAGACAGCGCAGGCGGTTACCGTAATTCCAGAAACCATTATTGACGAACAATTAGCGACCACTTTAGGTGAGGTGCTTAATAATGATGCAAGCTTATCGCCAGGCTCTAAGCAAAGAAACCGTGAAGTATTCAGCGCTAGGGGCTTTGAGTTAAGCTCTTCTACCGGCTACTTAAGAGACGGTCATCAGCATTGGTCCCACTATCAGCAACCCATTGAAACCTTATCGCGTGTTGAAGTTATAAAAGGTCCATCAAGCATTTTATATGGTCAGTCAGCCCCTGGTGGTTTAATTAATATGGTAACTAAACAGCCTACATCTTCGCCGTTACTTGAGGTAAGCGCTGATACTGATCAAAATGGTTCAACACGCTTTATGCTTGATGCTGGGGGAGAAGTATTCGCCGACACTAATTACCGTGCGGTCTTAGTTAAGCAAGATGTTAACTTTGAACGTGAGTATCAAAATGGCGAAAAACGTGAACGTGACCGCTTTTTAGGATCTCTGGTACTTGAGCATCAGTTAAATGATAGCCTTGTATTAAATGCTTATTATGACCGTACAAATGACAAAGCCGGTTTAGATACAGGCGCATGGTTAGATAACAATGGTAATATTGTGAGTAATAAACACACAATAAATGACTTTTCGTGGGCGTTTACAGACATTAATGTTGAAAATATTGGCGCTAAGCTAACGTATTTTATTAACAATGCATGGGAAGTTAAACTTGGCTATAACGAGCAGTCTTTTAAAAGGCAACGTTTCGAATCTTCTCCGAAAAAACCTTCTGATTATCAACAGGGCGAAAGCTATGTATCTAAACCTTATGATCGTTTTGACAATTGGCAATTTAAAACGGCCTTTATTGACCTAAATGGCGAGGTTACTTTAGCAGGTGTAGAGCATAAGTTACTTTTTGGTGCTAATGGTCTCGACTATTATTACGGGCAACTAAAAACTAATGGCGACAGCATTAATTATACTCCAGGGCAACCTGAACCAGTTCAACCTAATATTGATTATATTACTGATACTAGCTTGTATTCTAGTGAATATGATTACTATGGTATGTATTTTCAAGACTTAATTACGTTTAACGAACAATGGCAAGTCGCCCTTGGTGCTCGTTACGATAAACAAAATAAAGAAGGTGCAGATAACGAATCATTATTACCAAAAGTAGGTGTGCTATATCATCCAATTGAAGGTAGTACAGTTTATTTAAATTATTCTGAAGGGTTTGAACCTCAACGTAGTGAAACAATAGTCAATGATCTTGATAAAAACGATGGTATGAGCCTTGATGCTATCACGTCTAAACAAGTAGAGTTAGGTGGAAAGTGGCAAGTTTCAGATCGTTTATTATTAAATGCGGCAATTTTTAATATTGAAAAAAGCGGCACGTTAATCTCTGAGCAACTTGTGGATGACCCTATTTATGAAACAGTTACTACTCAATCAGGTCTACAAAGGCATAAAGGTGTTGAATTGTCTGCGCAAGGTGCACTTACCGATAAATGGTTTGTTATGACCTCTGTAATGTATTTGAATGCAAAGTTTGAACAAGATGAAAAATATCAAGGGAAAACGCCGGTTGATGCCCCAAAGTGGTCTGCTTCTTTGTGGTCACGTTATGAATTAACCGAAAAGTTAGCGCTTAACGCAGGGATATTTTTTCAAGGTGAACGTTATGCCGATAATGCAAATACAGTGTCTAAAGACGCCTACAGTCGTATAGATATTGGCGCAAATTACCAAACACAAGTTATGGGTAAAAAAGTGAATTTACGACTCAATGTCGAGAATGTGCTTGATGAAGACTACTTAGCGGGTGGTGGTGTTAACAATGTAACCATTGGTGACGGTACAACTACTCGCTTTGAAATTAAAACATCGTTTTAA
- a CDS encoding PepSY-associated TM helix domain-containing protein, which translates to MNTRKLFFWLHLIIGCSAALFIFLMSITGVGLTYERQMIQSAQRADFPQMPSTGADRLSLDNVIQIAKRYDTEKPPTISLTNEPNAPFVVKEGRKTLAYLNPYTGDEMVEPGIDTKLFLGKLRAFHRWLTFDGKFSEVGRWVNGIANVIFLILALSGLYLWLPVKFKKKAFKQKLMLTKHHKNTQARDYQWHNVFGFYMAPVLVVIIFTAFFFSFKWPGNTLKSYVSTAANPLPTAQALTPEEHAHQLLWQALFNKLDTAYPQWKTINFSVPKRVQNRQTFTVDMGNGGEPQKRKTVIVDTMSGRVVAEQSFNELSTYRKVRSYIRFLHTGEIYGLFGQTLAGIASLIACLLVYTGVAMSLRRWQRSRRELS; encoded by the coding sequence ATGAATACTAGAAAACTATTTTTTTGGCTACACCTTATTATTGGTTGTAGTGCCGCACTGTTTATATTCTTAATGTCTATTACGGGTGTTGGTTTAACTTATGAGAGACAAATGATTCAGTCAGCGCAAAGGGCTGACTTTCCTCAAATGCCAAGTACAGGAGCGGATCGTTTATCGCTTGATAATGTTATTCAAATCGCTAAAAGGTATGATACTGAAAAACCACCAACAATAAGTTTAACTAATGAGCCTAATGCGCCGTTTGTTGTGAAAGAAGGTCGTAAAACCCTTGCTTACTTAAATCCTTATACTGGCGATGAAATGGTAGAGCCGGGAATTGATACCAAACTTTTTTTAGGTAAATTAAGAGCATTTCATCGTTGGTTAACTTTCGATGGTAAGTTCAGTGAAGTAGGGCGTTGGGTTAATGGTATTGCAAATGTAATATTTCTAATATTAGCGCTAAGCGGTTTATATTTATGGCTGCCCGTTAAATTTAAAAAAAAGGCATTTAAACAAAAGTTGATGTTAACTAAGCACCATAAAAATACACAGGCAAGGGATTATCAGTGGCATAATGTCTTTGGTTTTTATATGGCACCTGTTTTAGTTGTTATAATTTTTACGGCTTTCTTCTTTTCATTCAAATGGCCTGGCAATACGTTAAAATCTTATGTTTCAACTGCTGCAAACCCTCTACCAACAGCTCAAGCACTAACACCAGAAGAACACGCACATCAGCTTTTGTGGCAAGCTTTATTTAATAAATTGGATACGGCATATCCTCAGTGGAAAACCATTAACTTTTCTGTGCCAAAGCGTGTTCAGAATAGGCAAACATTTACTGTTGATATGGGCAATGGCGGTGAGCCACAAAAACGTAAAACGGTTATTGTAGATACTATGAGTGGTAGGGTAGTTGCCGAGCAGAGTTTTAATGAGTTATCTACTTATCGTAAGGTGAGAAGCTATATACGTTTTTTACATACGGGTGAAATATATGGTTTATTCGGTCAAACCTTAGCGGGTATCGCATCGCTAATAGCTTGTTTGTTGGTGTATACCGGTGTAGCTATGTCGCTAAGACGATGGCAAAGAAGTAGGCGAGAGCTGAGTTAA
- the dnaK gene encoding molecular chaperone DnaK — protein MTKTIGIDLGTTNSCVSVMEAGVAKIIENAEGSRTTPSIVAYANNETLAGQPAKRQSVTNADNTLFAIKRLIGRKFDDKEVQKDIKLAPYKIIKADNGDAWVEVNGKKLSPQEVSAQLLRKLKKDAEAYLGETVTEAVITVPAYFNDSQRQATKDAGKIAGLDVKRIINEPTAAALAYGVDKNSKADQKVVVYDLGGGTFDVSIIEISNIDGEKQFEVLATNGDTFLGGEDFDLRLINYLADEFKKDSGIDIKQDSLALQRIKEAAEKAKIELSSALQTDVNLPYVTADASGPKHLNVQVTRAKLESLVDDLVKNTIAPCEQALKDAGLSKGDISEVILVGGQTRMPKVQDAVKAFFGKEPRKDVNPDEAVAMGAAIQAGVLSGTVGDVLLLDVTPLSLGIETLGGVMTKLIEKNTTIPTRASEVFSTAEDNQPAVTVHVLQGQREMAADNKSLGQFNLTDIKQGPRGSVQVEVTFDIDANGILHVSAKDTATGKEQSIKITASSGLTEDEINRMVNDANKHAAEDKQKRELVEQRNRADQLIHTVQTSMSNFADEQQTELKTLIEQLKMAVNGNDKSAIVMRQKALEEAYAKIMQTSQSQQTEQHNTAANTEASNDDVIDADFEDVSNG, from the coding sequence ATGACTAAAACTATTGGAATTGACTTAGGTACAACAAACTCATGTGTATCGGTAATGGAAGCAGGTGTTGCAAAAATTATAGAGAACGCAGAAGGAAGTCGTACCACCCCTTCTATTGTTGCTTATGCAAACAATGAAACGTTAGCAGGGCAACCTGCAAAAAGACAATCAGTAACCAACGCTGACAATACTTTATTTGCGATAAAACGACTCATTGGGCGTAAATTCGACGACAAAGAAGTACAAAAAGATATTAAGTTAGCCCCATATAAAATTATTAAGGCTGATAACGGTGATGCTTGGGTTGAAGTTAACGGTAAAAAGCTTTCGCCACAAGAAGTGTCAGCACAGTTACTACGCAAGTTAAAAAAAGATGCAGAAGCCTACTTAGGCGAAACAGTAACGGAAGCAGTTATTACCGTACCGGCTTACTTTAATGACTCACAACGCCAAGCAACTAAAGACGCAGGTAAAATTGCAGGGCTTGATGTTAAACGTATTATTAACGAACCAACAGCCGCTGCATTAGCGTACGGTGTTGATAAAAACAGCAAAGCCGACCAAAAAGTTGTTGTTTATGACTTAGGTGGGGGTACTTTTGATGTGTCAATTATTGAAATATCAAACATCGATGGTGAAAAGCAGTTTGAAGTATTAGCAACTAATGGCGATACCTTTTTAGGTGGTGAAGACTTTGATTTACGGTTAATTAATTACCTTGCTGATGAATTTAAAAAAGACAGCGGGATTGACATTAAACAAGATTCACTCGCACTACAACGCATTAAAGAAGCGGCAGAAAAGGCAAAAATAGAGTTATCATCGGCGTTACAAACCGACGTAAACTTACCTTATGTTACCGCAGATGCAAGTGGCCCTAAACACTTAAATGTGCAAGTTACTCGGGCTAAATTAGAGTCGTTGGTTGATGATTTAGTTAAAAACACTATAGCGCCATGTGAACAAGCACTAAAAGATGCTGGATTAAGTAAAGGTGATATTAGCGAAGTTATTTTGGTTGGTGGTCAAACACGTATGCCAAAAGTGCAAGACGCGGTTAAAGCCTTCTTTGGTAAAGAGCCACGTAAAGATGTAAACCCTGATGAAGCGGTAGCAATGGGCGCTGCAATACAAGCAGGTGTTTTATCAGGCACAGTTGGCGATGTGTTATTACTTGATGTAACGCCATTATCACTCGGTATTGAAACATTGGGTGGCGTAATGACAAAACTGATTGAGAAGAATACCACCATACCAACACGGGCTTCTGAAGTGTTTTCAACAGCTGAAGATAACCAACCTGCGGTAACGGTACATGTGCTGCAAGGACAACGTGAAATGGCAGCAGATAATAAGTCGTTAGGTCAATTTAACTTAACCGATATTAAGCAAGGCCCACGTGGTTCGGTACAAGTTGAAGTTACCTTTGATATTGATGCTAACGGTATTTTACATGTATCAGCCAAAGATACAGCAACAGGTAAGGAGCAAAGCATTAAAATTACAGCATCAAGCGGCTTAACTGAAGATGAGATCAATCGCATGGTCAATGATGCAAACAAACACGCTGCTGAAGACAAGCAAAAGCGTGAACTCGTTGAGCAACGTAACCGAGCAGATCAGTTAATTCATACGGTGCAAACTTCAATGAGCAACTTTGCAGATGAGCAACAAACTGAGCTAAAAACGTTAATTGAGCAACTAAAAATGGCCGTTAATGGTAATGATAAGTCAGCCATTGTTATGCGACAAAAAGCATTAGAAGAAGCTTACGCAAAAATAATGCAAACGTCACAATCGCAACAAACTGAGCAGCACAATACTGCAGCTAATACAGAGGCGAGTAACGACGATGTGATAGACGCTGACTTTGAAGATGTTAGCAACGGATAA